The following is a genomic window from Amaranthus tricolor cultivar Red isolate AtriRed21 chromosome 10, ASM2621246v1, whole genome shotgun sequence.
TTATTAAAGTAGTAGCATATATTATACTCTAAAACTCGTAGTTACGTATTTGTATTGTCATACATTTTTGGTTTGGAACGCATGACTATCTCTCGGTTCTAAGTGCGTCCATTTAGGCTGAACAACTTAACTGCTATTCTTGTGTAACGTTTTACAAGTTTGTGGATCGAATGAAATTGTCTTGATCTATTGTTTTAAGGCTCAATCATGAAAATATAAGTATCTCACTCAATAGATTTGAGCTAATTTGCTTAAGTAAAACATGGCATTATATGAATGTATTAGGCATATTGACATACAAAAGATTTGAATCAATCATATGGGCTTATATGGGCTCGATGACTCTGACCTTGACTCTGACTCTGACTCTATATAGGCTTGAACTATACAAACACTCATTAATGACATTTGTGCAGCCTGATCAGACATGGACAGAAAAACCCGAGCCTAGTTCTATCCATTCTTCCATAACCCCCCAATCTTCTTCAATACATTCCCATTTCTCTTCTTAGATGATTCATCATTGAAATCATCCGAAAGTGGACTATCCGACTTGCAAACAAGACTATTACATCTACAGTTAAGCGAAACTGATCGATCCATCAACTTTACGTTATTGCCCTTACACGAAAGCATACTGACCGCAGCTTCAGCTGCCTTCCTCCATTGCTCGGTTTGCACCTTCAATCGCCTTAACTCAGCTTCTAGCTCGCCTTTTTCTGCTAGAGCTGCATCTAGCTGTGCACAAACACGTGCACTTTCCTTAGTCGCTGCCTCTTGCATTGCCTGGCTTCTCGCCTTTTCTATTTTCCGAATCTCTTCTTGTAACATCTCATTCTCCTCGTGGGTGTACTGAAAAAGTGTTTCTTTATCGATCAAATCCACCTTAAGATCCTCGAGGTATTCGTTCAACTTCTTAAGCTCCTCTTCGAGTTCATATTCCTTTGGACTAGTCTTGATTTCCTCGATTTTGCTTGTTAGTTCTTTGTTATTCTCCGACATATTCTTCATCATCGTTTCCTTGGTCACCATCTCGGCTTTTAGCTCTTCAATAACATATCTTGCTTTCTTCACTTCTGCCTCGTATTCAGCTTCCTTAGCACTAGAATCTGATTTTACTCGCTCCAGTTGATCGTATGTGCTTCTAATTTGCAATGTGCTCTGTATATACTCCTCGACATATCTTAGCTCGGATGCTTCCAATGCAGAATTTAACTGCCTGATCTCAAGTTTCAAAGAGTCTATTTCGACTTCAAGCACATTGTTTTCATTTTCCATATCATCGCGGTCTTCCTTAGAGACGGTCTCTTCTGACGtatcaaaccaattttgagacATGTTTTTCAAATCTTTCTCGAGTTCCTTAACTAGGGTCTCGAGTGAAGCAGCTTCGCCTTTAGATTGCTTCAATTCTGAAACCAAACTATTGTAATCTTCCTTCGCTTTCAGCCCTTCAACACGAAGATTTTCGACACTTCTCATCGTTTCCTCAATTTGCATTTTGGACTCTCGGGCCTTTTCCATGGCGTGAAATTCAGAATCTTTGCACTCGTTAATCTGTTTTCTCGTATTCTCGACAAGCAAGAATGCTTCTGATAGCTCCATGTGCAACTTTTCGATCTCAACGTGTGCTGATTCTGCGCGCATACTGTGTGCAGCTTCACTTTCTGCCACCGTTTCAAGCTGTCTGTTTAGCTTTTGGATCTCTTTTAAGGCAGATGCCAGTGCCATCGAGTTCATCGAGTGTTGCTTTTGGATGGCCTCGAGCTCAGACTGCCAAACTTGGTCTCGTTCTTGGGAGAGTTTATGAAGTTCATTCACTCGAGAATCTTCAGAAAACGTAAGCACCATCAGATGGTGTTCAGACTCTTTGAGCCTTACTGACATGACTAAAAGCTGTTCTTTTGTATCCTCGGCCTCCTTTTGAGCTTGCAGCGTGAGTGCCTCCGATGAACTTAGCTCGTCTTTTGACCTCTCGATCTCAGTTTTGAGCTGAGAAAGCTGAGATTCTAGCTCAGATAATTTGCTCGCAGTATGCTTCTAGATGCCAtacaaaagatacaaatatGAACGTTAATGTATAAAGCTAATGGTTGAAGcactaggatatgttatatacttgaTCAGACtgaatgataaaaaatcaatacaCATCGATAATAGATTAGATAGACTACCTTGGTTATTGGGGTTCTCTGTGATCCACGCTCGAGCACTTTAGGACTTCTTTTCATCTGTGTCCTGCTCAAAGAAGTCGGAGAGGCAGTCGAACTAGAACACGACCCTGTCACTCTGAGCTTCCGAGTAGTCAGAATGGACGAGGGAGATGACATTTGTGAAGGCTTCATGAAAGGAGATGTGCCTTGAGCTACTTCTGATAAGATGTTCCTACTATCCACAAAATATCACTTAGTAATAAGCAATGATAGGAACTAACGCAATAGCTCATAAAAGCTATAATTTGGGTCTGGGAGGGATAGAAGACGGCAAATCATACACTTAGCAAAGGAGGGTGCAGCCTGAAattaaaagaacaagaacaagaagaagattaGGAAATTAAAAGGAAGAAGATTAGGAAATTAAAAGATAATGTAAAATTCTAGGCTTTTAAAGTTTGCATATTTTCACCCTTTCTTATAAAGTAACAAGAATTAACAACAAAAAGGGTAAAAAAATAATGCTTGAAAGCCTCATAATGAGAAGAAATGATATTTTTAGGCACCCACAAATCATattaacaaagaaaaatcaacaaacaaacaataaaatcCCTTCAAAGGAActccaaaaacaaaataaacaacccCCACTTGTACCAACCAAACACATTAGTGAAAGCAAGTATGTATCAATTGCTATCTAACAAAAAGAGAGCACTACAAGATAAACATCAAGCTATAGCAACCC
Proteins encoded in this region:
- the LOC130826251 gene encoding interactor of constitutive active ROPs 2, chloroplastic-like isoform X1 is translated as MKPSQMSSPSSILTTRKLRVTGSCSSSTASPTSLSRTQMKRSPKVLERGSQRTPITKKHTASKLSELESQLSQLKTEIERSKDELSSSEALTLQAQKEAEDTKEQLLVMSVRLKESEHHLMVLTFSEDSRVNELHKLSQERDQVWQSELEAIQKQHSMNSMALASALKEIQKLNRQLETVAESEAAHSMRAESAHVEIEKLHMELSEAFLLVENTRKQINECKDSEFHAMEKARESKMQIEETMRSVENLRVEGLKAKEDYNSLVSELKQSKGEAASLETLVKELEKDLKNMSQNWFDTSEETVSKEDRDDMENENNVLEVEIDSLKLEIRQLNSALEASELRYVEEYIQSTLQIRSTYDQLERVKSDSSAKEAEYEAEVKKARYVIEELKAEMVTKETMMKNMSENNKELTSKIEEIKTSPKEYELEEELKKLNEYLEDLKVDLIDKETLFQYTHEENEMLQEEIRKIEKARSQAMQEAATKESARVCAQLDAALAEKGELEAELRRLKVQTEQWRKAAEAAVSMLSCKGNNVKLMDRSVSLNCRCNSLVCKSDSPLSDDFNDESSKKRNGNVLKKIGGLWKNG
- the LOC130826251 gene encoding interactor of constitutive active ROPs 2, chloroplastic-like isoform X2 is translated as MKPSQMSSPSSILTTRKLRVTGSCSSSTASPTSLSRTQMKRSPKVLERGSQRTPITKHTASKLSELESQLSQLKTEIERSKDELSSSEALTLQAQKEAEDTKEQLLVMSVRLKESEHHLMVLTFSEDSRVNELHKLSQERDQVWQSELEAIQKQHSMNSMALASALKEIQKLNRQLETVAESEAAHSMRAESAHVEIEKLHMELSEAFLLVENTRKQINECKDSEFHAMEKARESKMQIEETMRSVENLRVEGLKAKEDYNSLVSELKQSKGEAASLETLVKELEKDLKNMSQNWFDTSEETVSKEDRDDMENENNVLEVEIDSLKLEIRQLNSALEASELRYVEEYIQSTLQIRSTYDQLERVKSDSSAKEAEYEAEVKKARYVIEELKAEMVTKETMMKNMSENNKELTSKIEEIKTSPKEYELEEELKKLNEYLEDLKVDLIDKETLFQYTHEENEMLQEEIRKIEKARSQAMQEAATKESARVCAQLDAALAEKGELEAELRRLKVQTEQWRKAAEAAVSMLSCKGNNVKLMDRSVSLNCRCNSLVCKSDSPLSDDFNDESSKKRNGNVLKKIGGLWKNG